From the genome of Terriglobia bacterium:
CCTGACGGGAAATACCTGGTAGCACAGGACAGTTCCAGTATTTACGTTCTGTCCCGAGATCCCCTCAAGACGCTGTTCCGGATCGACGCGGAAAACTCCTATGGAGCGCAATTCACACCCGATTCCAAATCGGTCGTCTTCTATACATATTCCAACCGCATCGAGAAATGGGATATCGCCGAGCAGCAGCAGGCAGATGCCGATGAAGTCTATACGCCGATGCCCTGCATCGAGTCGGTTTTGTCACCCTGGGGCGACCGGCTTGCGTGCCTGCATTCCGACAAAGATCACCTTTTCGAGTTTGATCTGGACGTCTACAACGCCACGAGCGGCAGCATTGATTGGCACCGGAAGGATATCTTCGATGTGGATTTCGTCGGATACTTCCTGGTGCTCACTGCCATGCGGTCGTCGCACATGATCGATCTAATCCCGCTGGCGTTTTCACCGGACGGAACATATCTGGTTGGATCGGACGGCTCCACGCCTTTTGCATACGACTTCACGTCGAAGAAGCCTCTTGCATCTGCAGATTTGGCCGGTATTCGCGACTATGTTCGCAAAGATTTTATCTTCATCAACCAGGATGTTATTTTCGGTTCGGCAGGTCAGTTCGGCGAGAAATCTTCCGCTGTTCAATTCCCTTCGGGAAAGATGGTCGAATCCGATGTCCCCGTCGGCCCGTTCGGCTTGTATCCCGCCGCCAAGGGGCCCTACCTCATCTTGCGTCCGGTTGTGCATGCCGCCGCCGGGATTCTGGACATGCAGACGAAGAAGATCTTCATGGCGAACAAGACGCCAGCCGTTGATATTTACGACGGCACTGTCGTCAGTGAACGCATCAACGGCGAGATCGCCCTCTATTCCAAGGGAAGCGCCACCGCAGTCGCGACCACTCAGTTGCCGCTTGGACCGCTTGCGAAGTTCGATGCCGTCGCCATCTCGCCCGACTTCGCTTATGTCGCCTACAGCGGACAAACGAGAGGAGCGTTGTGGTCACTGCAGACTGGCAAGCGTCTCGATTATCTCAGGGGCTTCCGGGGTGCCTATCTTGATGGCCATGGCAAGATGAACGCCATTTTCCCGCCTGTTGACTCCTACAACTCCGAGGGCGCAATCACGAAACAGGAAGCGAGGGAAAGGGCAAAGCAGAAGTGGACCCCCGACGATCTGAAGAAAGAAGGAGCAGATACTGCCCTATTGGACGTCGGGTCGAACACTATCACCCCGGTTAGCAAGATTGAACGGCGTTTCCATACTGTCCAAATCGGGCCCTATCTGTTCCTGAGTGCCTTTCGTAATGCGGACGGCGAAATCGTCAAGGAAAGGGAACTGGAAGTTCAGGAAATGAGCACCGGTAAACAGTTGTGGAGCCGAAAATTCTATTCCAATAACTTTCCGCTCCAATACTACAACTTGGCCGGCAATTCCCTGACTTATGTCTGGCCGCTCGACAGCTACGAAGGGAAGCAGTTACTGAAATCTGACGCAGCCTTAACCGCCAGAGTTGACTCCATTGGGCAAAAAGGAACCGTTCTTGTTGAGGTTGATGACCTCGGTACAGGGCAGAAGCGCTTTGTCACGCCAATCAATACGGGAGATGGATCGATCGAGATACGAGACGTGAATGCCGTCGGAAATACTCTGCTGATCAGCGACAACCACGGGCGCCTTCTTGTTTATGACTCTTCAGGGAAAATGAGAGCGCGAACCTTCGCAAAGCAGCCGACGATTGACCCCGAGGAAAAAATACTAGTGGCACGGGTCGAGCCTGGAAGGTTGGCGCTCTATGATCTCGCCACTCTCCGTGAGTTATCCGTTCTTACGTTCTCACATCCGGTTGTGTACAAGCAGTTTTCAGGCGATGGAAAGAAGCTCGCCGTGATCACATCCGATCAGAGTATCTACACTATTCCCGTCGATCGCATGATTTCACAAAAATAAGCCCCGGTTTGAACCGGGGCGCTTCTGGAGCTTTCAGTTCCTACTGATCTCGCCCCATTCCTCGCATCATCCCGCCCATATCGAGTTTCTGGTACCCTGCCGGGATTTCAAACAATTTATCTGGCTGCGCGCCTTCCTTGATGTTCTGAAGCTCCCAGCTCGTACCGTCCGCGTGCACGGACTTTACGGGCACATGCAATTTCTTATCGATCCAGTTTGTCTCTTCCAACTGGCTACCTTTGCTGAACTCCCACTTATCACAAGAGCGTCCGTTCACGGTTTCCGAGCCAACCTGTTTGCACGTCATATCGGTTCGATTTGCACACGGATTTGTCGGATCGAATTGCCGTATTTGTGGCATTTGAGGGCCACGGCCCATGGGTCCAGGCTTACTCAGATCATGCTCCATGTACATTTGGCTGTTGTGCATAACCATGTAGTTCTTTTTTGCCGTGATGTCGGTAATATTGCTGACCGGTCCGCCCGGACTTTCCATGTCGATTCGGATATTGGTCCCGCCAAAAAACATCTTTCCCTTCATATCGCCATGTGAAGTATGAGTCACCATATCGGCGGAAAATTGCGATGGCATTACCTGTGCCATTGCGGAGATAGCGAACAGCAGAATAGGAATGGTAGAAACGGCAAGCCGCTTCAAGTTGAGCCTCCTCTGAATTGAGAATCAAAACCTTCGACAGAAGAAATCGGCCAAATATTACTCGAAACAGGTCCGTATGGAAATCAATAGAAGTATTTCGGCAAAGCTGCCGCTCCAGCCGAAGCGGTGTCTCAGAGCGTCTCTTTAGCAGCTGACGTCCGTCCGTACATCTCTAGTCGTAGCGCTCGTAGATGATTTGGTGCCTGTCCCAGCCAAGCTCTTTCA
Proteins encoded in this window:
- a CDS encoding M48 family metalloprotease; amino-acid sequence: MNEDLQVIEDDSLTAPLRRIGDRLRSYVPPDAPHFQFFIVDMPITNAFTIAGGRVYVTRKAIALAKNEDEIAGLLAHEMGHVLTRQTSTEYRQLFRQVLKVDTLGGRDDIEERYNELLDRAATNRKAWETLLKKQEKDQLSADQMSVYLATRAGYSPEKFADYFDRLAQNRGKKGNWFTDVFGGTNPDSRRYREILKNGAADSATCAGKADRMTKDDFAKWKEAVTAYHGFGKKESLPPNTRKEVVEDPLREGIEHLRFSPDGKYLVAQDSSSIYVLSRDPLKTLFRIDAENSYGAQFTPDSKSVVFYTYSNRIEKWDIAEQQQADADEVYTPMPCIESVLSPWGDRLACLHSDKDHLFEFDLDVYNATSGSIDWHRKDIFDVDFVGYFLVLTAMRSSHMIDLIPLAFSPDGTYLVGSDGSTPFAYDFTSKKPLASADLAGIRDYVRKDFIFINQDVIFGSAGQFGEKSSAVQFPSGKMVESDVPVGPFGLYPAAKGPYLILRPVVHAAAGILDMQTKKIFMANKTPAVDIYDGTVVSERINGEIALYSKGSATAVATTQLPLGPLAKFDAVAISPDFAYVAYSGQTRGALWSLQTGKRLDYLRGFRGAYLDGHGKMNAIFPPVDSYNSEGAITKQEARERAKQKWTPDDLKKEGADTALLDVGSNTITPVSKIERRFHTVQIGPYLFLSAFRNADGEIVKERELEVQEMSTGKQLWSRKFYSNNFPLQYYNLAGNSLTYVWPLDSYEGKQLLKSDAALTARVDSIGQKGTVLVEVDDLGTGQKRFVTPINTGDGSIEIRDVNAVGNTLLISDNHGRLLVYDSSGKMRARTFAKQPTIDPEEKILVARVEPGRLALYDLATLRELSVLTFSHPVVYKQFSGDGKKLAVITSDQSIYTIPVDRMISQK
- a CDS encoding DUF4412 domain-containing protein, with amino-acid sequence MKRLAVSTIPILLFAISAMAQVMPSQFSADMVTHTSHGDMKGKMFFGGTNIRIDMESPGGPVSNITDITAKKNYMVMHNSQMYMEHDLSKPGPMGRGPQMPQIRQFDPTNPCANRTDMTCKQVGSETVNGRSCDKWEFSKGSQLEETNWIDKKLHVPVKSVHADGTSWELQNIKEGAQPDKLFEIPAGYQKLDMGGMMRGMGRDQ